One Nicotiana tomentosiformis chromosome 4, ASM39032v3, whole genome shotgun sequence genomic window carries:
- the LOC104110422 gene encoding disease resistance protein RPP13-like: MVDAFVSFAVEKLGNFLIQEVALRRSLRENVQWLRNELLFMQSFFKDAEEKQVEDLRVQQWIFEISSIANDTVAILETYSSNVAGKGSTDHGFASRLKSCACICRKETKLYNVGKEIQSLKKRIMDISRKRETYGIRNINIIAGEGPSNRSNNRSALIRTLRRTTSYADDQDQIFVGFQEVIERFLAELLKEEPRQSVISIYGMGGIGKTTLARNLYNSPSLITSFPTRAWICVSQEFNTPDLLRNIIKSIQGCTKEILDLLEKMTERDLESYLRDLLKERKYLLVVDDVWHKEAWESLKRAFPDSKKGCRVIITTRKEDVAESADNKGFAYKLRFLGQEESWDLFCKKLRRVDKFDNIGWSPAMERIASEMVERCGGLPLAIVVLSGLLSHKKGLVEWKKVKAHLWRHMQNNSIEISHILSLSYNDLSTELKQCFLYFGIFPEDSVINTEKLMCLWMAEGFIPRVGERMEDVAEDFLNELVRRSLIQVAKTFWEKIIGCRIHDLLRDLAVKKATEVNLFDIYDPRKHSVPLSRHRHAIHAQAQRYLSLDFSTLKLRTLLFFDVEIGSQDSKKFTSYCNMFQHLYVLDLERIRFTQPALPDAIGNLVHLKFLGLLGANDFKLPPSIGKLKNLQTLQVLNPDRSSCILPPQMSNLINLRHLIARYEGAVQLSKLTSLQTLKYIRCDRLKYDDAVGLLNLQELVMEKVMNSYSLNVIGSLKSLRTLILGCEYGEPFPPLEPLSSCQNLNKLWLHGKIEKLPLSDQLPKSITMMVLWSSRLVEDPMPILGMLSNLRNLDLVDAYEGKEITCNDDSFGQLEFLRLSKLRGLERWHLAATAMPLIKGFGILGCSKLQEIPKRMKRVALLEIMKMETEARYRFPGFYI; this comes from the coding sequence ATGGTTGATGCTTTTGTATCATTTGCAGTTGAAAAGCTGGGCAATTTCCTCATACAAGAAGTTGCCTTGCGCAGAAGTCTGAGAGAGAATGTGCAGTGGCTGAGAAATGAGCTGCTATTCATGCAATCTTTCTTCAAAGATGCAGAAGAAAAGCAAGTTGAAGATCTAAGAGTTCAACAATGGATATTTGAAATCAGCTCTATTGCTAATGACACCGTCGCTATATTGGAGACTTATAGCTCCAATGTGGCAGGAAAAGGCAGTACTGATCATGGATTTGCTAGTCGTCTTAAGTCTTGCGCTTGCATCTGTAGGAAGGAGACCAAACTCTACAATGTCGGCAAGGAGATCCAATCCCTCAAGAAACGCATCATGGATATCTCTCGCAAACGAGAGACTTATGGTATCAGAAATATCAATATTATTGCAGGAGAAGGGCCAAGTAATAGGTCTAACAATCGGTCCGCTCTGATTAGAACATTGAGGAGAACTACCTCCTATGCAGATGATCAGGATCAGATTTTTGTTGGCTTTCAGGAAGTCATTGAAAGATTTCTTGCTGAACTTCTCAAAGAAGAGCCTCGACAAAGTGTCATCTCCATTTATGGTATGGGTGGTATAGGCAAGACCACTCTTGCAAGAAACCTCTACAACTCCCCTAGTCTAATCACTAGCTTCCCAACACGCGCTTGGATATGTGTTTCTCAAGAGTTCAACACCCCAGATCTCCTACGAAATATCATAAAATCCATCCAAGGTTGCACCAAAGAAATTCTAGATTTGTTGGAGAAGATGACAGAGAGAGATTTAGAAAGTTACCTTCGTGATCTATTGAAAGAGCGCAAGTACCTTTTGGTGGTTGATGATGTATGGCATAAAGAGGCATGGGAAAGTTTGAAAAGAGCATTCCCAGATAGCAAGAAGGGCTGCAGAGTTATTATTACCACGCGCAAGGAGGATGTGGCTGAAAGTGCGGACAACAAAGGTTTTGCATATAAACTTCGTTTCCTAGGACAAGAAGAAAGTTGGGACCTCTTCTGCAAGAAGCTGCGTCGCGTAGACAAGTTTGACAACATTGGGTGGTCTCCAGCAATGGAAAGAATAGCTAGCGAAATGGTGGAAAGATGTGGAGGCTTACCGCTTGCCATTGTTGTACTAAGCGGGTTACTTTCCCATAAAAAAGGACTAGTAGAATGGAAAAAGGTGAAGGCACACCTTTGGCGTCACATGCAGAATAACTCAATTGAGATCTCTCACATTTTATCATTAAGCTACAATGATTTGTCAACAGAGCTCAAGCaatgttttctttattttggtatttttccaGAAGATAGTGTGATCAACACAGAAAAGTTGATGTGCTTGTGGATGGCCGAGGGCTTCATACCTAGAGTGGGAGAAAGAATGGAGGACGTCGCTGAGGACTTCCTAAATGAGCTAGTAAGACGAAGCTTGATTCAAGTGGCAAAAACATTTTGGGAGAAGATTATTGGATGTAGAATCCATGACCTACTTCGGGATCTTGCCGTGAAAAAGGCCACAGAGGTAAACTTGTTCGATATTTATGATCCAAGAAAGCACTCTGTGCCCCTCTCGCGCCACAGACACGCCATTCATGCTCAAGCACAAAGGTACCTCTCACTTGACTTTTCAACattgaagttaaggacacttctGTTCTTTGATGTAGAAATAGGTAGCCAGGACAGTAAGAAGTTTACTTCTTACTGCAATATGTTCCAACATCTGTATGTGCTAGATTTGGAGAGAATCCGTTTCACTCAACCTGCACTACCTGATGCCATAGGCAATCTGGTCCATCTTAAGTTCTTAGGTTTGCTAGGTGCTAATGACTTTAAACTCCCACCCTCCATTGGCAAACTCAAAAACTTACAAACTCTCCAAGTTTTGAACCCTGATCGTAGCTCATGCATACTACCTCCCCAGATGTCTAACCTAATAAACTTGAGACATTTAATTGCTCGATATGAAGGAGCTGTGCAGCTCAGCAAGCTTACAAGTCTACAAACTCTTAAATACATTCGTTGTGATCGTTTGAAATATGATGATGCTGTAGGTTTACTCAATCTTCAAGAATTAGTCATGGAAAAAGTTATGAACTCTTACTCGCTGAATGTCATTGGCAGCTTGAAAAGTCTTAGAACTCTCATATTGGGTTGCGAATATGGTGAACCATTTCCACCCCTTGAACCTCTTTCTTCTTGTCAAAACCTCAACAAATTATGGTTACACGGGAAAATAGAAAAACTTCCTCTCTCAGATCAGTTGCCAAAATCCATCACAATGATGGTGCTTTGGAGCTCAAGACTCGTTGAAGATCCAATGCCTATTTTGGGAATGTTGTCAAATCTAAGGAACCTCGACTTAGTAGACGCTTATGAAGGAAAAGAGATTACCTGCAATGATGACAGTTTTGGTCAGCTCGAATTCCTTCGTCTTTCTAAACTTCGGGGCTTAGAAAGGTGGCATTTAGCCGCAACTGCTATGCCTTTGATCAAAGGTTTTGGTATACTTGGTTGTTCGAAGCTGCAGGAGATTCCAAAAAGAATGAAACGTGTTGCTCTACTTGAGATAATGAAAATGGAAACAGAGGCACGTTATCGCTTCCCAGGTTTCTATATATGA